The genomic stretch GTTTCCCCGAGGTGCCGCGTCTGGCCCTGACCGCCACGGCCGATGATCTGACCCGGGCGGACATCATCCGCCAGCTTGGCCTGGAGTCGGCGCGGGTCTTTGCCTCGGGTTTTGATCGGCCGGGTATCCGTTATCTTGTCGCGCTCAAGGACCAACCCGAGCGGCAGCTTGCCGACTTTCTGCGCGCGCAGCCTGCAGGCGATGCGGGCATCGTCTATCGCATGTCCCGCAAGAAGGTCGAGGCCACGGCCGCGAGCCTTGGCAAACAGGGCTTTACGGCCCTGCCCTACCACGCGGGCCTGGATCCGGCCACGCGTGAACGCAACCAAGAGCGGTTCATGCGCGAGGACGGGGTGATCATGGTCGCCACCGTCGCTTTCGGCATGGGCGTGGACAAGCCGAACGTGCGTTTCGTGGTTCACCTCGATCCGCCCACGAGCCTTGAGGCCTACCATCAGGAAACGGGGCGCGCGGGCCGAGACGGCTTGCCCGCCGTGGCCCTCATGACCTACGGACTGGGCGACATAGCCATGCTGCGCCGGCTGGTGGCCATGGACGCGGGATCGACCCGCCTTCCCGCCGACACGCAGGAAGGAAGGGGGGAAAGCCGGGTGCGGCATGAACGTCTCAAACAGCAGAAACTGACCTCCCTGCTCGGATTCTGCGAGACCACCAACTGTCGGCGGCAGGTGCTGTTGCGCTATTTCGGACAGGATCTGCCCGAGCCTTGCGGAAATTGCGACATCTGCCTTGACCCTGTCGAGTCCTGGGATGGAACCGTGGCGGCCCAGAAGGCCCTCTCGACCATCTTCCGGGTGCAGGAAGGTTTTGGCGCGGGGCATCTGGCCGACGTGCTGGTCGGCAAGCTGACCAAGGCCGTCGAACGCTGGGGTCACGAGGCGGTCTCGACGTTCGGCATCGGCACGGAGCTTTCCCGGCCGGAGTGGCTCAGCGTCTACCGCCAGCTGGTGGCGGCAGGGCTGGCCGACGTGGACATGGAAGGGTATGGGGCCCTGAAGCTCAATGCCCACAGCTGGGAAGTCATGAGAGGCGGGCGAACCGTGGCTTTGCGCCGCGATCCGGTTCCGGTCAGGGGAGCGCAAAAGCCCCTGGCGCCCAAGATGGCGGAGGTGTCCTCGCCCGAGGCCCGGGAACTGTGGGAAAGTCTGCGCGCATTGCGGCTGGAGATTTCCCGCGAGCAGGGCGTTCCGCCCTACGCGGTTTTTTCGGACCGGACTCTTTTGGAGATGGTCCGCTACAGGCCACGGGCCGTTGCGGACCTGCATGGCATAAGCGGGGTGGGGCGGATGAAGCTTGGAGCTTACGGGGAGCGCTTCGTCGAGATCCTGCAACGGCACGAGTCCGAATACGGCCGCCCCGAGGACGTGCCGGTCGCTCCTGCGCCGCGCGTCCAGAAAACGAAGCCCGGAGCTCAGGTGCTGTCCGGCACGGAACAGACCAGTCTGGATTTGTTCCGGGAAGAGGGCGCTGTCGAGGCGGTGGCCGGAGCCCGGGGGCTGAAGCCCGCCACGATCTACGGGCACCTGGTCAAGGCCATCGCCCTGGGACATGTCTCGGCGGCGGAGGTGACGGGCCTGTCCCGTGGGCAGCTCTCGCGCATAGAGGACATGATCGGGTCCATGCGGGTGCGCGGCGTGGCCTCGCTTGGCGCGGTGATCGAGGCGCTCGATGGGGAATTCAGCTACGAGATCCTGCGTTGCGTCCAGGCCGGGATGCTGAGGGAACAAGCGGAGCAGGCATGAAAATCTATCTTGTCGGCGGGGCGGTGCGCGATCAGATGCGGGGGCAGACCCCCGTGGATTTCGATTTCGTGGCCATCGGCGGAGATGAACGGGAACTGCGCAGGCGGGTGCCGGGCCTGACCAGGGTCGGGCAGGGCATCCCGGTCTTCGTGCGCGGGAAAAGCCAGTACACAATCTCGGATTTTTCGAGCATCGAGGACGACCTGTGTTCCCGCGACCTGACCATAAACGCCCTGGCCAGGGATGATTCCGGCCAGATTGTGGCCCACCCCAAGGCGCTTGCCGACCTGCGCGATAAGATTCTGCGCCCCGTAGCTCCGGCCAATTTTTTGGCCGATCCCTTGCGGGTCATTCGCGCGGCCCGTTTTGCCGCCGCGTTTCCTGATTTCACGGTGCATGAGCAATTGCTGGCGGCCATGAGCGGCGTTAGCGCCGACGCGCTTGGCCGCGTGGCGGCGGAGAGGGTCGGGCAGGAGGTTCTGAAAGCCTGCGCCGCACCCGCACCGGGAAATTTCCTGCGCGTATTGCAGGCCGGGGGCAGGCTTGCGCCGTGGCTGGCTGAATTCACGGACGCGCACTCCATACCGGCCGGTCCTCCTGAGTTTCACGATGCGAGCGTGCTGGAACACACCGCCCGGGTCATGGACAGGTGCGCCGGAGACGCCCTTGGGGCCTGGATGGCGTTGTGCCACGACCTGGGCAAGACCGTGACTCCAGCCGAGCTTCTGCCCCGGCACCACGGGCACGAGGCGGTCGGCCCGGACATGGCGCAAGGCCTGGCCCTGCGCTTGCGCCTCCCGAACCGTCACGGCGCGGCCGGACGGTTGGCCGCACGCTGGCATATGGCCGCCGGACGCTACTCGGACCTCAAGCGGTCAACCCGGGTGCGCCTGCTGCTGGAACTCGACAAGGCCGGGATCATGAAGAATTTTTTTCGGCTGGTGGCGGCGGATCGTGGCGGCGAGCAGCTGGAGCTGGCGCGGCGTGAACTGGCTGTGATCAAGTCCGTTCGACTGCCGGAAAAACATCGTGACCTGGGTCCAAGGAGCGCGGATATTCTTTTGATGCTGCGGTGCGAGGCGCTCAACGAAAATTCCAGGGCCCAAGGGGCCAGCGAAGATGGAAGTGCTGGCATGCGGGGGTGAATCCCGGAGGAGGTCTCATGAAGTGGTCTGTTGCAAGCGGTACGGCGTCGATTCTTGTTTTCTGTCTTTTTGCGCTGACCGGACAGGCCGCTTCCGGGGCGGCGGACGATGTTCTGGTCTATGAGCGTCAGGGCTGGATCTGGAGCTGCGATGGCGAAGGCGGCAAGCAGAAGCGTCTGATCCGGGGCGCAAGGCCAGGTGTCAGCCCGGACGGACGGCTGATCGCCTTTTTTCGGCCTAGCGAGGCCGGGCATGAGGACATGTCCGACTTGTGGATTTTCGCTCCACAGAGCGGAAGGGAAACGCGGATCGCCTCGTCGCTTTTCGCCGCATCGGCTCCGGTCTGGTCCGGGGTGGGCGCCTGGCTCGCCTTTTTGGCCCGTGACGCCCGCGCGCTCACCAGTCTTGTGGTCATGACCGCCGACGGCTCGGTAATGAGCACTCCCTTGCGGGAGGACGGCGAGGGCGTGGGGTTTCTTTGCGCACTGTCCGTGACGCCGGAAGACTCGCTGCTGGTGCATGACATGGTGAATGCCTACTGGGTGGACCCTGATGGCGGGGTGCTCAAAAGCGTTCCGCTGGCGAAGATCATGGGCTCAAGGGCGCAAGGCGTCACCAGTCTGGACAGCTTCTCGGTTTGTCCGACGGACCTGACGGTGCTGGTCTTCAGCCACGCGGTTTCCGGGACCCCGCGTTTCGAGAGCGTCATGCATGAGCCGAGTTCCGCCCTGTCTCTGCACGACAGCTGGGTCGGCGTGGGCAAGAACATGCAGATCACGCCGCGTGAGATCACCGCCTTTGATCCGGTCTGGTCCATGGACGGTAGGCGAATCTATTTTGTCGGCTACCGGGATACCCAGGCCGCCGATGCGGAGCTGTTCCGGATTTTGCGTGTCGACCGTTTCGGTTCGGGGCTCAAGGAATTGACTCTGGGTGAGAGCGTAAGCGTCGGGTCAAGGTCCGCCGGGCGTTGATGGGGGGCTTTGGTCTTTCTTATCTGATCTGGCGTCTGATGGCCGCGAAACACAGGAACAGCCCGGCTGCCAGGATGGCGACCTTGCCGAAGTCAAAGCGGGCGTCCCTCTCCAGGGCGTTTACGTAGGGCAGGGCGGGCAGGTAGAAAACGGCGCTTCTGCCCTTGGAGATGCCTGCGCTCATGGCAGTGCCGATGGTCTTGGTATTGCCGGGGATGATCCGTCCGTCGGGGAGGGTGAACTCAAAGCCCACCGAGTAGCTGTAGCTGTTGGCCACGGGCGCCTGGCGGTCGCCGAGCTCGCGGCGGATGACGGTGATTTCGCCGGAGGCCCGTGCGCCGATCACGGGCAGCAGGGGAATGAACGTGCCGTAAAGAGTCAGGAGCAGTCCCACGACAAAGACGATGATCCTGGGGAGAAGCGGGGTGTTTTTCGGGGTTTTGGGCATGTCGTTATGTTGTGACGTCCATGCCTATTTTTGATATTTCCTCGGCATGGGCAGCCGCCATTTTTCGTAGATCGGGGCCAGTTTGCCCTGATCGGCCAGTTCGCGCATGCCCTCTTCAAAGATCTGGCGCAGCTCCCGGCCGCGTTTGGAAGTGGAGAAGACGGGGAAATACTGGCGAAACCCCACGGATTCCATGCGGTAATCATTTTCATCGAAGGGCGTCTTGAGCGCTCGCATGGATTCTGTGATGAGGTTGCGGTCGTCGACGTAGAAGTCGGCCCCGCCGCGGACGACCCGCTCCAGGGCTTCGATTCCGCTGGTGGTTTCGCTGAACTCGATAGGCACCGGGAAATCCTTGGGGCTGTAATATCCGAGCCTCCAGACCAAACGTCTGTTCGTCATGGAAGACACTCCATCCCAGAAGGGGAAGGCGGCCTTGCGGAAGATGGCGTGGAACTCGCCTTCATACATGGGTTCTTTTGCCAACTCCAGGCCGTCCACGGGGTCCGACAGACATGTGTAGGTGTCGATGGTGCCTTCGCGGACCATGATGAGCCCCCGCTTGGCCGGCACCTCCAGGTGACGGACCGTATTTCCGCCGGGGCCGTAGATGGCGCGCATCAGGTCATGGTAAAGTCCCTGGCCGTCGTGGCTGGTGAAACCATCCCAGAGCGGGGACCCGGTGAGCACCTGGTCGGCGCGCCCGGACGCGGGGATCGCCAGGAAAACGAGCATGGCAAGGAGGAGCCGGTACGGGTTTCGGGGGCTGATCATGAACAATGCGCTTACCGCAGCCTGCTTTCACGAACAAGAAGAATCTGCTTTTTTGTGCCGATTGTCGCCATTGCGGGCTTGCGTCCGCGCTCCCGACATGATTTGTTTTGCCTTGACTCAAAAGGGACATATCGGTCCCGGCCCGCGTTGATCCGCTTTGCGTCAAGGTCAAGGCCGCGCGTGTTTCATCATTCAACCGTTGAAGGCTTTCATGCAGGATATTCTGAATCGATCCGGGCAGAAGATGGTTTCACTTCTGGATCTGACCTCCCTGACCGGCGTCGAAACCGAGGCCGATATCGAGGCGCTTTGCTCCCGGGCGTCCGGACCGTGCGGCCAGGTTGCCGCCATCTGCGTCTTTTCACGCCACCTGCCCTGGGCGATAGCCGCCCTCAAGCGCAGGTCTCTTGAGCGGATCGGTCTGGCCACGGTGGCGAATTTTCCGGGAGGCGATCTCGACCCGGCGGGGACCGTGCGCGAGATCGACGAGGCTCTTGCCCTTGGCGCCACGGAAGTGGACCTTGTCTTCCCTTACCGGGCATTTCTGGATGGCCGCGAGAGGGAGGTGAAAGACTTTCTGGATGCCTGCCGCCGGGCCTGTCCGGTGCGGCTCAAGGTCATTCTCGAGACCGGAGTGCTCGGGAGCCGGGAGGCGATCCATGCGGTCGCCAGCCTGGCCGTGGATCACGGCGCGGATTTTTTGAAGACCTCCACGGGCAAGGCTGCGGTCCACGCCACGCCCGAAGCGGCCCGGGTCATGCTTCAGGTCATCGCCCAAAAGGGCACCCCGACAGGTTTCAAGGCTTCGGGCGGATTGCGTACCATGGCCGATGCCCAGGTCTATCTGGATTTGGCGGAGGAGATCATGGGCAAGGACTGGATCGGTCCGCACACTTTTCGCTTCGGGGCCAGCAGTCTGCTGGATGATATCCTGGCCCGGACGAACTCGTCGGAGAGTGCATGAGGCGGGTCTGCCTGCTTGTGCTCGACTCCCTGGGAGTGGGCGGTGCTTTGGACGCGGAACAATTCAATGACCTTGGCGCAGACACGCTGGGGCACATCGCCACGGCCTGCGCCCAGGGATTGGCCGACGTGGGTCGCAAGGGGCCGCTTCGGCTCCCGACACTTTCTTCGCTGGGGCTGGGATTGGCGGCCGAACTGTCCACGGGTGAGCTTCCTCCCGGCCTTGAGGTGTCCGGACCTGTTTCCGGCAAATATGGATGCGCCTCGGAAATCAGCCGGGGCAAGGACACTCCGAGCGGTCACTTTGAAATGACCGGAGCTCCGGTGCTCCAGAATTGGGGGTATTTCACGCCGGACACGAATTCCATCCCGAAGGAACTGCTGGACGAGCTGGTGGCCCGCGCCGGTCTGCCCGGAGTGCTGGGCAACTGCAAGGCGTCGGGTATCGAGATCCTGGCCCGCCTCGGCGAGGAACATCTGCGCAGCGGCCGTCCCATCGTCTACACATCCGTGGACTCCGTTTTGCAAATCGCGGCCCATGAAGAGGCCTTTGGTCTTGAACGCCTGCTCGATGTTTGCGCCATCGCCCGGGAACTGGCGGACAAATACCGCATCGCCAGGGTAATCGCCCGGCCCTTTGTGGGTGACGGCGGCACGTTCTCGCGTACCGGCAACCGTCGCGATTTCTCCATCCCCGCGCCCTCGCCAACCATCCTTGACCTTCTGACGGCGGCTGGAGGGACGGTCTTGTGTGTTGGCAAGGTCGGAGATATTTTCGCCCATCGGGGAGTAGGCAAGAGCATTCGCGCCCATGGCCACGACCACCTCATGGACGCGACCCTGGCCGCCTGGGAGGGTGCCGGAGACCGGACGCTGGTCATGACGAATTTCGTTGATTTTGATTCGGTTCATGGTCATCGTCGGGATGTGGCCGGGTATGCCCGCGCGCTTGAATCCCTGGATGCCCGTCTGCCCGAACTCTTGTCGCGTCTCATGCCGGGCGACCTGTGCATTTTGACCGCCGACCACGGCTGCGACCCGACCTGGCCCGGCACGGACCATACCCGGGAGCGGGTGCCCGTTCTGGCTTATGGTCCCGGAATTGTCGCCGGATCCATGGGGGTCCGCGACTCGCTGAGTGATATCGGGGCCTCCGTGGCGCATTTTTTCGGCATCGACGGAACCGGACATGGCCGGTCGTTTTTTGCTCACGATGAGCTCTCAAACCTTTCCTAAGGAATACTCATGACCCCTGATTGCGGCCAAGGACCGGCCAATTTAGCCGAACGGATCATGCCCGCGCTGATCAGAATCCTGGTCTGGGGCGGCGTGTTCGCAGTCGTTTTCATACTGCGTTCCTTCTTTTTGCTTCTCTTTTTGACCTTTGTGTTCGGTTATATCCAGAATCGCGGCGTGAACAGGCTGCAGGGGCTGATTCCGAACCGACCGTTCCGGGTCGTGCTGGTGGCGAGCATATTCCTGGGTGTGCTCATTACCGTGGGAGTGTTTCTGGTGCCTCGGGCCAAGGAGCAGACCGTTCTTTTCATCACCGAGCTTCCCCAATATGTGGAGCGCCTGGACCAGGAACTTGGTGTCCTGGGTGAACGTTATCCCATGATCGCCAATGCCATCCCGGAGCTTGGAGCCCTGGCCGAGCACACCACGCCGAGCCTCGGCAGTTCGAGGGTCGCGGCCCTGGTACAGCAGCTCTTCGGCATGATCGACCATCCCGAAGGGCAGCACAAGGTCAATCAGTTGCTTGATCTGGTGCGCGGCGTGGGTGGCCGGATCGCGGCCATCGCCTCGGCTTTTCTGCTGGCCCTGCTCTTCTCTTTTCTCATAGTTCTCGATCTGCCCCGGCTTTCGGCCAGCGTGTGCTCCCTTGAAAATTCCAAGCTCGGTTTCGTTTATCGCGAGGTGGCCGGCAGCATCCAGGATTTTGCCATGGTCTTGGGCAAGGCCTTGGAGGCGCAGTTCGTCATCGCTTTGGTCAACGCCGTACTCACGGCCATTGGCGTGTCGTTGCTGGGTCTTGGTTCGACCATGGCTTTTTTGACCGTCATCGTCTTTTTGTGCAGCTTCATTCCGGTGTTGGGCGTTTTCATCAGCTCGGTGCCCATCTGCCTCATCGCCCTGCAAAGCTCGGGGCTGACCACCATGCTGCTGGCCATCGTCATGATCACGGTGATTCACCTGCTTGAGGGATACGTGCTCAACCCCAGGATCTATGGCTCCTACATGCGCATAAATCCCGTCATCGTGCTCGTCATTCTGACCATCGGAGCCAAACTGTTCCAGATCTGGGGCCTGGTGCTGGGCGTGCCCATCTGCACCTATATTTTTGGACATGTCATCCAGCACAAGGAAGAGGAGCCCCAAGCCTCCCTTGAATGCACCCGGGAAGACATGCCGGATTGAAATCGGGTCAGCCGTGCGCGTTCGCTACAGTCCACCCAAAATGCAGCGTCGATGAATGACAAGTAAATATTGATGGAGCCAAGAGTGGAAAATGCACTGCACATCGTGATTGTCGAGGAGCCCTGCCTGTCGCGCAATGTTCTGGTCAAGGCGCTCGGGAGCTGGGGCTATTCGTGTGAGGCTGTCGAGGACGAGGATGGAGCCTGGAAAGCTGCCCTGGCCGCGACTGTTCCGGTGCTGATTCTGGCGGACTGGCATTCGGATTTCATGGGCTGTGACGAGTTTTTCTGGCGGGTGCGCAACGAGCAGGCCTTGCAGGGTGCGTATCTGCTGGGCGGAATCCCGCGCGGGGCCGTGGGGGCGATCCGTCAGTGCATTTCCTCCGGAGCCGACGATTACGTCTATCGTCCCTATGACCTCGATGAAGTGCGCGTGCGACTGCATCTGGCATCCAAGGTCATGGGCCTGTCACCGGCAGGGGGCGTTTTTCCGGACTGATCCCCTCCCGTTCCCTTTTTCACCTTGTGGCGAAATCAGCCGGTCTTGGACCAGCGGATTTCGCCTCTTTTTTTCAGAGGGTCGTGGACCAGAAGAGGGCGTTTTTCTGGATCGCCATGTTCATCTCGGGCTGGACGAATTCCCTGGGACCTTCGACAAAGGGCAGATATTCGATGCTCGCCTCGCCTGCGCGCAATGATCCGCCCTGGATTTTGGGAAACAGGTTCTTGCGTGCCGGAGCCAGACGACCAAGGACCACGGGCAGGGCCTGGAAGGCCTCTTCCCTGGGCAGGGTCACGGGATGCAGGGGCGTGCGGGGCAGGATCTCAAGCGCCGGGGCTTCGGGCTGGTACAGGCTGACCTGGGCGCTCAGGTTCAGGAAAAGCCCGGGCCTGATCTTGAAGGCTGGGACTCGAAAGGAAAAGGCCGTCGATTCCATCCAGGGCAAAAGGGCGCGGGGCAGGTTGGTCAGACGGATCAGGTCGGCCCAGGTCTGGAGCCTGAATCCCCTGGCCTGGACGCTCAGATTCCAGAAGGGCAGGTAGATGTCCGGCTTCTCCTGCGTGTGCAGAAAATGAGGGGTGATGGGCTGGCCTCCCTCGGGACCGGGCTCCCATGCCGTGTCGCAGTGCGGACAGGTCTGCACCAGGCTCTGGCGGTCCCCGATCAGGTCCCAGCCGCATTTGGGGCAAAGGGTCGAGCTGAATTTGAGATTGCCGGGGGCCTTTTGCGCCTCGGAAGGGTCGATGCTGGCCGGTCCCAGATGTTCGCCGGTGATAGCGTCTACAAGCTCGTGGCTTTGAAAGACGGGCTGGTAGACAAGCGAGAGATTGTCGCCCACGCAGGCCGTGAGTTTGGGTCCCCTCTGGGCGGGCAGGCCGGGGAGGGCGCGCAGGAGCCGGGATTTGAAATCAGCGCTTGGTATGGTCGGGGGCAGAAAGAGGCCTTCCGTCGTCGGTTCCACGAAGGACAGTTCCATGGCCTGAGCGCGCAGCCCAAGAGATGGGGGCAGGGCCGGATTGTCCACGGCCAGGAGATT from Desulfomicrobium apsheronum encodes the following:
- a CDS encoding response regulator transcription factor yields the protein MENALHIVIVEEPCLSRNVLVKALGSWGYSCEAVEDEDGAWKAALAATVPVLILADWHSDFMGCDEFFWRVRNEQALQGAYLLGGIPRGAVGAIRQCISSGADDYVYRPYDLDEVRVRLHLASKVMGLSPAGGVFPD
- a CDS encoding phosphopentomutase, whose translation is MRRVCLLVLDSLGVGGALDAEQFNDLGADTLGHIATACAQGLADVGRKGPLRLPTLSSLGLGLAAELSTGELPPGLEVSGPVSGKYGCASEISRGKDTPSGHFEMTGAPVLQNWGYFTPDTNSIPKELLDELVARAGLPGVLGNCKASGIEILARLGEEHLRSGRPIVYTSVDSVLQIAAHEEAFGLERLLDVCAIARELADKYRIARVIARPFVGDGGTFSRTGNRRDFSIPAPSPTILDLLTAAGGTVLCVGKVGDIFAHRGVGKSIRAHGHDHLMDATLAAWEGAGDRTLVMTNFVDFDSVHGHRRDVAGYARALESLDARLPELLSRLMPGDLCILTADHGCDPTWPGTDHTRERVPVLAYGPGIVAGSMGVRDSLSDIGASVAHFFGIDGTGHGRSFFAHDELSNLS
- the recQ gene encoding DNA helicase RecQ, which codes for MPKPIDILRTVFGYDGFVGPQESIIETLLAGRDAVVLMPTGGGKSLCYQIPALIRPGTAVVVSPLIALMRDQVQSLTQNGVRAAYLNSSLSAAEARGVEAELLAGRLDLIYVAPERLFLAGFLEQLGRIPLALFAIDEAHCVSQWGHDFRPEYTRLGMIAERFPEVPRLALTATADDLTRADIIRQLGLESARVFASGFDRPGIRYLVALKDQPERQLADFLRAQPAGDAGIVYRMSRKKVEATAASLGKQGFTALPYHAGLDPATRERNQERFMREDGVIMVATVAFGMGVDKPNVRFVVHLDPPTSLEAYHQETGRAGRDGLPAVALMTYGLGDIAMLRRLVAMDAGSTRLPADTQEGRGESRVRHERLKQQKLTSLLGFCETTNCRRQVLLRYFGQDLPEPCGNCDICLDPVESWDGTVAAQKALSTIFRVQEGFGAGHLADVLVGKLTKAVERWGHEAVSTFGIGTELSRPEWLSVYRQLVAAGLADVDMEGYGALKLNAHSWEVMRGGRTVALRRDPVPVRGAQKPLAPKMAEVSSPEARELWESLRALRLEISREQGVPPYAVFSDRTLLEMVRYRPRAVADLHGISGVGRMKLGAYGERFVEILQRHESEYGRPEDVPVAPAPRVQKTKPGAQVLSGTEQTSLDLFREEGAVEAVAGARGLKPATIYGHLVKAIALGHVSAAEVTGLSRGQLSRIEDMIGSMRVRGVASLGAVIEALDGEFSYEILRCVQAGMLREQAEQA
- a CDS encoding AI-2E family transporter — translated: MTPDCGQGPANLAERIMPALIRILVWGGVFAVVFILRSFFLLLFLTFVFGYIQNRGVNRLQGLIPNRPFRVVLVASIFLGVLITVGVFLVPRAKEQTVLFITELPQYVERLDQELGVLGERYPMIANAIPELGALAEHTTPSLGSSRVAALVQQLFGMIDHPEGQHKVNQLLDLVRGVGGRIAAIASAFLLALLFSFLIVLDLPRLSASVCSLENSKLGFVYREVAGSIQDFAMVLGKALEAQFVIALVNAVLTAIGVSLLGLGSTMAFLTVIVFLCSFIPVLGVFISSVPICLIALQSSGLTTMLLAIVMITVIHLLEGYVLNPRIYGSYMRINPVIVLVILTIGAKLFQIWGLVLGVPICTYIFGHVIQHKEEEPQASLECTREDMPD
- a CDS encoding PD40 domain-containing protein; translation: MKWSVASGTASILVFCLFALTGQAASGAADDVLVYERQGWIWSCDGEGGKQKRLIRGARPGVSPDGRLIAFFRPSEAGHEDMSDLWIFAPQSGRETRIASSLFAASAPVWSGVGAWLAFLARDARALTSLVVMTADGSVMSTPLREDGEGVGFLCALSVTPEDSLLVHDMVNAYWVDPDGGVLKSVPLAKIMGSRAQGVTSLDSFSVCPTDLTVLVFSHAVSGTPRFESVMHEPSSALSLHDSWVGVGKNMQITPREITAFDPVWSMDGRRIYFVGYRDTQAADAELFRILRVDRFGSGLKELTLGESVSVGSRSAGR
- a CDS encoding substrate-binding periplasmic protein; the encoded protein is MISPRNPYRLLLAMLVFLAIPASGRADQVLTGSPLWDGFTSHDGQGLYHDLMRAIYGPGGNTVRHLEVPAKRGLIMVREGTIDTYTCLSDPVDGLELAKEPMYEGEFHAIFRKAAFPFWDGVSSMTNRRLVWRLGYYSPKDFPVPIEFSETTSGIEALERVVRGGADFYVDDRNLITESMRALKTPFDENDYRMESVGFRQYFPVFSTSKRGRELRQIFEEGMRELADQGKLAPIYEKWRLPMPRKYQK
- the deoC gene encoding deoxyribose-phosphate aldolase, with product MQDILNRSGQKMVSLLDLTSLTGVETEADIEALCSRASGPCGQVAAICVFSRHLPWAIAALKRRSLERIGLATVANFPGGDLDPAGTVREIDEALALGATEVDLVFPYRAFLDGREREVKDFLDACRRACPVRLKVILETGVLGSREAIHAVASLAVDHGADFLKTSTGKAAVHATPEAARVMLQVIAQKGTPTGFKASGGLRTMADAQVYLDLAEEIMGKDWIGPHTFRFGASSLLDDILARTNSSESA